From a single Bacillus pumilus genomic region:
- the groL gene encoding chaperonin GroEL (60 kDa chaperone family; promotes refolding of misfolded polypeptides especially under stressful conditions; forms two stacked rings of heptamers to form a barrel-shaped 14mer; ends can be capped by GroES; misfolded proteins enter the barrel where they are refolded when GroES binds): MAKDIKFSEEARRAMLRGVDALADAVKVTLGPKGRNVVLEKKFGSPLITNDGVTIAKEIELEDAFENMGAKLVAEVASKTNDVAGDGTTTATVLAQAMIREGLKNVTAGANPVGVRKGIEEAVKVALGGLHEISKPIEGKESIAQVASISAADEEVGSLIAEAMERVGNDGVITIEESKGFTTELEVVEGMQFDRGYASPYMVTDSDKMEAVLENPYILITDKKITNIQEILPVLEQVVQQGKPLLIIAEDVEGEALATLVVNKLRGTFNAVAVKAPGFGDRRKAMLEDISVLTGGELITEDLGLDLKSTEIGQLGRASKVVVTKENTTIVEGSGDSAQIAARVNQIRAQVEETTSEFDKEKLQERLAKLAGGVAVIKVGAATETELKERKLRIEDALNSTRAAVEEGIVSGGGTALVNVYNKVASIEADGDVQTGVNIVLRSLEEPIRQIAHNAGLEGSVIVERLKNEEIGVGFNAATNEWVNMIEKGIVDPTKVTRSALQNAASVAAMLLTTEAVVADKPEEGGSGGGMPDMGGMGGMGGMM; encoded by the coding sequence ATGGCAAAAGATATTAAGTTTAGTGAAGAAGCACGTCGCGCGATGTTACGTGGTGTAGATGCACTTGCAGATGCTGTAAAAGTAACTTTAGGACCTAAAGGACGTAACGTGGTTCTTGAGAAAAAATTCGGTTCTCCACTTATCACAAATGATGGTGTAACGATCGCAAAAGAAATCGAATTAGAAGATGCATTTGAAAACATGGGTGCAAAACTTGTGGCTGAAGTTGCAAGCAAAACAAACGACGTAGCCGGTGACGGTACAACGACTGCAACAGTTCTAGCTCAAGCAATGATCCGTGAAGGTCTTAAAAACGTAACAGCTGGTGCAAACCCTGTTGGCGTTCGTAAAGGGATCGAAGAAGCTGTGAAAGTAGCACTTGGAGGCTTGCACGAGATTTCTAAACCAATCGAAGGCAAAGAATCAATTGCTCAAGTGGCATCTATTTCTGCAGCAGATGAAGAAGTTGGAAGCCTAATCGCAGAAGCAATGGAGCGTGTAGGGAACGACGGCGTGATCACAATTGAAGAATCTAAAGGATTCACAACTGAGCTTGAAGTGGTTGAAGGAATGCAGTTTGACCGCGGATACGCGTCACCATACATGGTAACTGATTCTGATAAGATGGAAGCGGTTCTTGAAAATCCTTACATCTTAATTACTGATAAAAAAATCACAAACATTCAAGAAATCCTTCCAGTACTTGAGCAAGTGGTACAACAAGGAAAACCATTGTTGATCATTGCTGAAGATGTAGAAGGCGAAGCACTTGCAACACTTGTTGTGAACAAACTTCGTGGAACATTCAATGCAGTGGCAGTAAAAGCACCTGGATTCGGTGATCGTCGTAAAGCAATGCTTGAAGACATCTCTGTTCTAACTGGTGGAGAACTCATCACAGAAGATCTAGGACTTGACCTAAAATCAACTGAAATTGGTCAGCTTGGCCGCGCGTCTAAAGTCGTTGTAACAAAAGAAAACACAACGATCGTAGAAGGCTCAGGAGATTCTGCTCAAATCGCAGCACGTGTGAACCAAATCCGTGCGCAAGTAGAGGAAACTACTTCTGAATTCGATAAAGAAAAATTACAAGAACGTCTTGCAAAACTAGCTGGCGGCGTCGCTGTCATCAAAGTTGGTGCTGCAACTGAAACAGAACTAAAAGAGCGTAAACTACGCATCGAGGATGCACTGAACTCAACTCGTGCAGCAGTTGAAGAAGGTATCGTATCTGGTGGTGGTACAGCACTTGTGAATGTATACAACAAAGTCGCTTCAATCGAAGCGGATGGTGACGTTCAAACTGGTGTGAACATCGTTCTACGTTCTCTTGAAGAGCCAATCCGTCAAATCGCTCACAACGCAGGTCTTGAAGGATCAGTCATCGTTGAGCGCTTGAAAAACGAAGAAATTGGCGTAGGCTTCAATGCAGCAACAAACGAATGGGTCAACATGATCGAAAAAGGAATCGTTGACCCAACAAAAGTAACGCGCTCTGCACTTCAAAACGCAGCTTCTGTTGCAGCTATGCTTCTTACAACTGAAGCAGTCGTAGCTGACAAACCAGAAGAAGGCGGCTCAGGCGGCGGAATGCCGGATATGGGCGGCATGGGCGGCATGGGTGGAATGATGTAA
- a CDS encoding twin-arginine translocase TatA/TatE family subunit, with protein sequence MGPIGPGSLVLIAIVALIIFGPKKLPQLGRAAGDTLREFKNATKGLADDQDEKKKKEDE encoded by the coding sequence ATGGGTCCGATTGGTCCTGGAAGTTTGGTTCTGATTGCGATTGTTGCGCTCATTATTTTTGGGCCGAAAAAGCTTCCTCAATTAGGAAGAGCAGCAGGAGATACATTACGTGAATTCAAAAATGCCACAAAAGGTTTAGCAGATGATCAGGATGAAAAAAAGAAAAAAGAAGATGAGTAG
- the groES gene encoding co-chaperone GroES: MLKPLGDRVIIELVESEEKTASGIVLPDSAKEKPQEGKIVAAGSGRVLESGERVALEVNTGDRIIFSKYAGTEVKYEGKEYLILRESDILAVIG; this comes from the coding sequence ATGTTAAAGCCATTAGGCGATCGCGTAATCATTGAACTCGTTGAATCTGAGGAAAAAACCGCTAGCGGTATTGTGTTACCGGATTCTGCAAAAGAAAAACCGCAAGAAGGTAAAATTGTTGCAGCAGGTTCAGGCCGTGTACTTGAAAGTGGTGAGCGCGTTGCGTTAGAAGTAAACACAGGCGACCGCATTATCTTCTCAAAATATGCAGGCACTGAAGTGAAATATGAAGGAAAAGAATATTTAATCCTTCGTGAGAGCGACATTTTAGCTGTTATTGGTTAA
- a CDS encoding YdiK family protein produces the protein MRNPVVWGIIYFAVGVAFTYMAIQNPGDMWSFYSILLMVFAAYNINIALKMFAFSVKLKKQQQK, from the coding sequence ATGAGAAACCCTGTCGTATGGGGCATCATTTATTTTGCCGTAGGTGTGGCTTTCACCTATATGGCCATTCAAAATCCAGGTGATATGTGGTCATTTTACAGCATTTTGCTGATGGTGTTCGCGGCCTATAATATCAATATCGCGCTTAAAATGTTTGCCTTCTCTGTCAAACTCAAAAAACAGCAGCAAAAATAA
- a CDS encoding RlpA-like double-psi beta-barrel domain-containing protein — protein MNKKLIATIVTVASLFLAFSFSHGASAKKVSGNITWYNGVGKKGADGKKLGHWDAATKMGFDVPKKGTKLRVTTKAKPHKVITVYKYDVGRMPNAVLDVSPKAFKALGYKTSKGVVKGHYTY, from the coding sequence ATGAATAAAAAGCTTATCGCGACAATCGTAACAGTAGCTAGTTTATTTTTGGCGTTTAGTTTCTCACATGGAGCAAGTGCAAAAAAAGTAAGCGGCAATATTACTTGGTATAATGGTGTCGGTAAAAAAGGCGCAGATGGAAAAAAACTCGGTCATTGGGATGCAGCAACTAAAATGGGATTTGACGTACCGAAAAAAGGTACAAAACTAAGAGTGACAACAAAAGCGAAACCACATAAAGTGATTACAGTATATAAATATGATGTAGGCAGAATGCCAAACGCTGTATTAGACGTCAGTCCGAAAGCATTCAAAGCACTTGGGTATAAAACAAGTAAAGGTGTCGTAAAAGGGCATTACACTTATTAA
- a CDS encoding carboxymuconolactone decarboxylase family protein, which produces MNEEKETCQVKLETAAGNIEKLSIQENESIRSNIEQLTIELGEQKEFNHFILDEKQKAISTLSALITKGDSEEELKTHFEQALHIGLSVIEIMEIIKHCTKIAGFPHSINALFIFQNLLDNNTK; this is translated from the coding sequence TTGAATGAAGAAAAAGAGACTTGCCAGGTCAAACTAGAAACAGCGGCAGGTAACATAGAGAAGCTTTCAATACAGGAAAACGAGAGCATTCGGTCAAACATTGAACAGCTAACAATTGAACTCGGTGAACAAAAAGAATTCAACCACTTCATTTTAGATGAAAAGCAAAAGGCGATCAGCACATTATCTGCTCTCATTACAAAAGGCGATAGTGAAGAAGAATTAAAGACTCATTTTGAACAAGCATTACATATCGGACTTTCTGTCATAGAGATCATGGAGATCATTAAGCACTGTACAAAGATTGCTGGATTTCCTCACTCGATTAATGCCCTGTTTATCTTTCAAAATTTATTAGACAATAACACCAAATAA
- the tatC gene encoding twin-arginine translocase subunit TatC: MNVKDMPLMEHIVELRKRLVIIVMFFVAFMVAGFFLAKPVIVYLQNTDEAATLTLNAFKLTDPLYVFMQFAFVIALVLTCPVILYQLWAFVSPGLYDKERKVTLAYIPISLLLFLSGVAFSYFILFPFVVDFLMRMSSDLNVEQVIGIHEYFTFLMQLTLPFGFLFQMPVVLMFLTRLGIITPMFLSKIRKYAYFVLIVIAALITPPEIVSHLMVTLPMLVLYEVSIVISRVTYRKMQQTETEEKEDYDVS, translated from the coding sequence ATGAATGTCAAAGATATGCCGCTTATGGAGCATATTGTGGAACTGCGAAAACGTTTAGTGATCATTGTGATGTTTTTTGTTGCCTTTATGGTGGCAGGTTTTTTTCTTGCTAAGCCGGTCATTGTGTATTTACAAAATACGGATGAAGCGGCTACACTGACCCTGAATGCGTTTAAGCTTACAGATCCACTATACGTGTTTATGCAGTTCGCATTTGTCATTGCTTTGGTTTTGACGTGTCCCGTAATCTTATATCAGCTATGGGCGTTTGTGAGTCCTGGTTTATATGATAAAGAAAGAAAGGTGACACTTGCTTATATTCCGATTTCACTGCTTTTATTTTTGAGCGGTGTGGCTTTCTCTTATTTTATTTTGTTTCCGTTTGTCGTCGATTTTCTGATGCGGATGTCAAGTGATTTAAATGTAGAGCAAGTGATTGGGATTCATGAGTATTTTACATTTCTGATGCAGCTAACACTTCCATTTGGCTTTTTGTTTCAGATGCCCGTTGTGTTGATGTTTCTCACAAGACTTGGCATCATCACACCGATGTTTTTATCGAAAATACGGAAGTATGCCTATTTTGTCCTCATTGTCATTGCCGCACTCATTACACCGCCAGAGATCGTTTCTCACCTCATGGTCACCTTACCGATGCTCGTTTTGTACGAAGTGAGTATTGTCATTTCGAGAGTGACCTATCGTAAAATGCAGCAAACAGAGACAGAGGAGAAAGAAGATTATGATGTCTCATAA
- a CDS encoding CPBP family intramembrane glutamic endopeptidase, with protein MKKQYWYIILTYILVQVSAIPYVFILKWLGYIQTPMTQAELSKLSGTWTIISFCIGLIIILLILRTVPKASLRNEAPASVGAAIAWIIGGFFLSLFAQSIAGAIEQYAFGIGRESENTQNILSIMDAVPWLVIVIALIGPILEEIIFRKIIFGVVYEKTNFFIGALVSSVVFAAVHNDFPHILLYTAMGFTFAFLYAKTKRIIVPIGAHMLMNSLVILVQIEPVRKIIEEQSQTMQMIIGGFFS; from the coding sequence TTGAAAAAACAATATTGGTACATCATCTTAACGTATATATTGGTGCAGGTTTCTGCGATTCCTTATGTGTTCATTCTGAAATGGTTAGGATATATACAGACACCAATGACACAAGCAGAGCTCTCAAAATTATCAGGAACATGGACAATCATTAGTTTCTGTATCGGATTAATCATTATTTTGCTCATCCTTCGGACCGTGCCAAAAGCTTCGCTTCGAAATGAAGCACCGGCTTCAGTCGGCGCGGCAATCGCTTGGATCATTGGCGGTTTCTTTCTTTCCCTCTTTGCACAATCAATTGCGGGGGCGATTGAACAATATGCATTTGGCATTGGCCGAGAATCCGAGAATACTCAAAACATTTTATCCATTATGGATGCAGTTCCATGGCTTGTGATCGTCATCGCCCTGATTGGACCGATATTAGAGGAAATCATTTTTCGAAAAATCATCTTTGGTGTGGTTTATGAAAAAACGAATTTTTTCATTGGAGCACTTGTCAGTTCAGTGGTTTTCGCTGCTGTACACAATGATTTCCCCCATATCTTGCTCTATACCGCAATGGGCTTTACCTTTGCCTTTTTATATGCGAAAACAAAACGAATCATTGTTCCAATCGGTGCTCATATGCTGATGAACTCGCTCGTCATCCTTGTGCAAATTGAGCCAGTCAGAAAAATAATTGAAGAACAATCTCAAACAATGCAAATGATTATTGGAGGCTTTTTCTCATGA
- a CDS encoding DUF4064 domain-containing protein — translation MKRTTEFVLGLIGGIFGFFGAMFALAFGGIDAAFSETGSSEITGLGWAAMLFSILAIVSSVIVKKKAKLGGILLLVSAVGGIISISMFFILPAVLIIIAGCMGVFRKEPVVNKTTASE, via the coding sequence ATGAAAAGAACTACGGAATTTGTTTTAGGCTTAATCGGAGGAATTTTTGGATTTTTCGGCGCAATGTTCGCTCTTGCTTTCGGGGGAATCGATGCGGCTTTTAGTGAAACAGGATCTAGTGAAATTACAGGATTAGGCTGGGCTGCGATGCTATTCTCTATTCTTGCTATTGTTTCATCTGTCATCGTGAAGAAAAAAGCAAAGCTTGGTGGGATTTTATTATTAGTATCTGCTGTTGGTGGCATTATTTCTATTTCTATGTTCTTTATCCTTCCAGCTGTATTAATCATCATCGCAGGCTGCATGGGCGTATTTAGAAAAGAGCCTGTCGTCAATAAAACAACTGCATCAGAATAA